Genomic segment of Labrys wisconsinensis:
CGGAACCGGCGCACCGGTGCGCCTGTCCTTCCTCGACCCCGGCGGCGCGGTCACCGGCCGCCTCCTGCCGACCGGCGCTCCGGTCGAGCGGCTCGATCTGCCGGGATTCGGCGCTATTGCGGTGTCGCTGGTGGACGCCGCCAATCCCGTCGTGTTCGTGGCCGCCGACACGCTGGGGCTCGACGGCACCGAGAGGCCGTCGGATCTCGAGCAGGACGCGGGCTTGATGAAGGCGTTCGAGGACCTGCGGGTTGCGGCCGCGCTGCGCATGGGCATCGCGGCTGACGAGGACGAGGCCCGTCGACGGGTCCGCAACCTGCCCCAGGTCGGCATCGTTTCGCGCCCTGCCACGGCGCGGACGGCGAGCGGCGGGACGATATGCGCCGACGACGTTCACATCACGACGCGGATGATCTCGGCCGGACAGCCCCACCGAGCCTCGCCGCTGACGGGGGCGATGTGCCTTGCGGTTGCGATGCGCATCGCAGGAACGCTGCCGCACGGGCTCGCGCGCCCGTCCGACGAGGGCCGGGACATGATCATCGGCCATCCCTCCGGCACGCTGCCGGTCGCGGCCCGCGTCACGAACGGGCCGGAGCCGCACGCCCGCGAAGCGGTGGTATACCGAACGTCGCGGCGGTTGATGGAGGGGCGCGTGCTGGTGCCGCGCAGCGCGCTCGGACGAGCGGATACATGAGC
This window contains:
- a CDS encoding 2-methylaconitate cis-trans isomerase PrpF family protein — protein: MPQLSVPAVYVRGGTSRALVFRAQDLPEDARLRDAIILAALGSPDPNKRQLDGLGGAISSLSKVAIVAPASRPDADVDYTFGQVAIDAPIVGYRGNCGNISAAIGPFAVDEGMVATTGDTARVRIHNTNTGKIIVSDFPLQDGRAAVDGDFELPGVAGTGAPVRLSFLDPGGAVTGRLLPTGAPVERLDLPGFGAIAVSLVDAANPVVFVAADTLGLDGTERPSDLEQDAGLMKAFEDLRVAAALRMGIAADEDEARRRVRNLPQVGIVSRPATARTASGGTICADDVHITTRMISAGQPHRASPLTGAMCLAVAMRIAGTLPHGLARPSDEGRDMIIGHPSGTLPVAARVTNGPEPHAREAVVYRTSRRLMEGRVLVPRSALGRADT